The Caenorhabditis elegans chromosome II genome has a segment encoding these proteins:
- the K01C8.2 gene encoding CC domain-containing protein (Confirmed by transcript evidence): MYDKILFILSFYFSFICAQQPRFTCPNNANPLVSNGGTNLFCTSVGSNTDCPASSICVTAANGQGVLICCSQPSGVTPICPNNAVSQPSTIGYVECSQNNPTNCITGYQCVQSSNVASTFLCCSSSISTSSCPSDFTPAVGSNGGTVSCSPSVSTCPSGSSCMQSTLNSAFICCRSSSSQRICSNNQIALITNGALEMCTTPGTQCSSAGYTCQLSVLLATYVCCGQGSTGSTIGCADGRPVYQQIAGQTYTCEITSAITSCPSGYDCAPSDDPFVDVCCLTGSTPIPENLSCPTGWNSYKNEVDNAVRTCTAVLDTSCPIGYSCAPSNQVSQFLCCRLASSLICINGKTLLVNGAPKLCTPTTYSQCPYNYSCQQSVNPTVTVCCSNT; the protein is encoded by the exons ATGTACGACAAGATTCTTTTCATTCTATCCTTCTATTTCTCTTTCATTTGTGCGCAACAACCAAGGTTCACATGTCCGAATAATGCAAATCCGTTAGTTTCAAATGGTGGaactaatttattttgtacATCTGTTGGATCAAATACTGATTGTCCAGCAAG TTCGATATGTGTCACTGCTGCAAATGGTCAAGGAGTTTTAATATGTTGTTCTCAACCTTCTGGTGTTACACCAATATGCCCAAATAATGCAGTTTCTCAACCATCCACGATAGGATATGTAGAATGCTCACAAAATAATCCGACTAATTGTATAACTGGATATCAATGTGTACAATCTTCTAATGTTGCTTCCACTTTTCTATGTTGTTCCTCTTCAATATCAACTTCATCTTGCCCATCTGATTTCACACCAGCAGTTGGTTCAAATGGAGGAACG GTATCCTGTAGTCCTTCTGTATCCACGTGTCCATCTGGTTCATCGTGTATGCAAAGTACTCTCAACTCTGCATTCATATGTTGCAGATCCTCAAGCTCGCAGAGAATTTGCTCTAACAACCAAATTGCACTTATTACAAATGGAGCTCTCGAGATGTGCACAACACCCGGAACACAATGCTCATCG GCCGGGTACACGTGCCAGCTATCAGTACTTCTAGCAACATATGTTTGCTGTGGACAAGGGTCAACTGGATCAACGATCGGATGCGCTGATGGGCGACCGGTTTATCAACAGATTGCTGGTCAAACTTATACTTGTGAAATCACGAGTGCTATCACAAGTTGCCCATCCGGTTATGATTGTGCACCATCTGATGATCCGTTCGTAGATGTGTGTTGTTTAACGG GTTCGACCCCGATTCCGGAAAACCTTTCATGTCCGACTGGTTGGAATTCTTACAAAAATGAAGTGGATAACGCAGTTCGTACTTGCACAGCTGTACTTGACACATCATGTCCAATTGGATATTCATGTGCACCGTCAAATCAAGTATCCCAATTTTTATGTTGTCGCCTTGCTTCTTCTTTAATTTGTATCAACGGGAAGACATTACTTGTCAATGGTGCTCCGAAACTATGTACACCAACTACTTATAGTCAGTGTCCCTATAATTATTCGTGCCAGCAAAGTGTAAAT cccACTGTAACAGTATGCTGCTCCAATACATAA
- the tdc-1 gene encoding Tyrosine decarboxylase (Confirmed by transcript evidence), whose product MVYGLGEALKNLNSYCQERTTRIRNSLSPSRPSMSEATATGSSSSSRASTTIPSTPNMDVTPTVEDPRQNDNNASGMTRDEFRQYGKETVDYIVDYLENIQKRRVVPAIEPGYLKDLIPSEAPNTPESFESVMEDFEKLIMPGITHWQHPRFHAYFPAGNSFPSIIADMLSDAIGCVGFSWAACPAMTELELIMLDWFGKMIGLPAEFLPLTENGKGGGVIQSSASECNFVTLLAARFEVMKELRQRFPFVEEGLLLSKLIAYCSKEAHSSVEKACMIGMVKLRILETDSKFRLRGDTLRNAIQEDRNLGLIPFFVSTTLGTTSCCSFDVLSEIGPICKENELWLHVDAAYSGSAFICPEFRPLMNGIEYAMSFNTNPNKWLLINFDCSTMWVRDRFKLTQALVVDPLYLQHSWMDKSIDYRHWGIPLSRRFRSLKLWFVIRMYGIDGLQKYIREHVRLAKKMETLLRADAKFEIVNEVIMGLVCFRMKGDDELNQTLLTRLNASGRIHMVPASLGDRFVIRFCVCAENATDKDIEVAYEIIAQATQHVLHDSVKAVIAEEDEEAVALEEMVADLNITETPEKCLTRQNSANAAESGQKLERQLSKEEILAQKQHESLAKKRSFLVRMVSDPKCYNPKIVRHLNMANHRKMSQDLYRDRTLMQTISHSQRPNRLSQSPGSAGSAFFDDDDDRIVADVQTGLQTPI is encoded by the exons ATGGTTTACGGGCTTGGCGAGGCGCTGAAGAATCTTAACAGTTACTGCCAAGAGAGAACTACTCGCATTCGAAACTCTTTGTCTCCGTCCA GGCCTTCGATGAGTGAGGCGACAGCGACAGGAAGCAGTAGCAGCTCAAGAGCATCCACTACTATTCCTTCAACGCCTAACATGGATGTGACACCGACTGTGGAGGATCCACGCCAGAATGACAATAACG CTTCAGGAATGACACGTGACGAATTCCGTCAATACGGAAAGGAAACAGTTGATTATATTGTGGATTACTTGGAAAACATTCAAAAGCGACGAGTTGTTCCTGCTATTGAGCCCGGATACCTGAAAGATCTGATTCCATCGGAAGCACCAAACACTCCGGAATCATTTGAATCTGTAATGGAAGACTTTGAAAAGCTCATCATGCCAGGAATAACTCATTGGCAACATCCGAGATTTCATGCTTACTTTCCTGCTGGAAATTCATTCCCATCGATTATCGCTGATATGCTGAGTGATGCAATTGGATGTGTTGGATTCTCTTGG GCGGCTTGTCCAGCAATGACGGAACTTGAACTTATTATGCTTGATTGGTTCGGAAAAATGATTGGACTCCCAGCAGAGTTTCTTCCATTGACTGAGAACGGTAAAGGTGGTGGAGTAATCCAATCAAGTGCTTCAGAATGCAACTTCGTTACACTTTTGGCAGCAAGATTTGAAGTGATGAAAGAACTTCGTCAGAGATTCCCGTTCGTAGAGGAAGGGCTTTTGCTGTCAAAGCTTATAGCTTATTGCTCAAAGGAAGCCCATTCTTCCGTTGAGAAAGCTTGCATGATTGGAATGGTAAAACTACGAATTTTGGAGACGGATTCGAAATTCCGTCTGCGTGGAGATACTCTCAGAAATGCGATCCAAGAAGACAGAAACCTAGGACTGATCCCATTCTTCGTTTCCACGACTCTTGGAACCACTTCCTGTTGCTCGTTTGATGTACTATCCGAAATTGGTCCAATCTGCAAAGAAAACGAGCTATGGCTTCATGTTGATGCTGCCTATTCCGGTTCGGCGTTCATTTGTCCCGAATTCCGTCCTCTGATGAATGGTATTGAATATGCAATGTCTTTCAATACTAACCCCAACAAATGGCTTCTTATCAACTTTGATTGCAGTACAATGTG GGTACGTGATCGTTTCAAACTCACACAGGCTCTTGTCGTAGATCCTCTCTACCTGCAGCACAGCTGGATGG ATAAGTCTATCGACTATCGTCATTGGGGAATTCCTCTTAGTCGAAGATTCAGATCTCTCAAATTGTGGTTTGTCATTCGAATGTATGGAATTGATGGACTGCAAAAGTATATTCGTGAGCACGTGAGATTGGCTAAAAAGATGGAGACACTTCTGAGAGCGGACGCCAAGTTTGAAATCGTCAACGAGGTTATCATGGGACTTGTGTGTTTCAGAATGAAG ggtGATGATGAGCTCAACCAAACCCTTTTGACTCGTCTCAACGCTTCTGGGCGGATTCACATGGTTCCCGCATCACTGGGCGATCGTTTTGTGATCCGCTTCTGTGTATGTGCCGAAAATGCAACAGATAAAGACATTGAGGTCGCCTACGAAATTATTGCACAAGCCACTCAACATGTTCTTC ACGACAGTGTAAAAGCTGTGATCGCTGAGGAAGATGAAGAAGCTGTGGCTCTAGAGGAGATGGTTGCTGATTTGAACATTACTGAAACTCCTGAAAAGTGTCTTACTCGACAGAACTCGGCAAATGCAGCTGAGAGTGGTCAAAAGTTGGAGAGGCAACTATCGAAAGAAGAGATTCTAGCTCAAAAACAACACGAGAGCCTTGCGAAGAAGAG ATCCTTCCTAGTTCGTATGGTTTCGGATCCCAAATGCTACAATCCGAAAATTGTTAGACATCTCAACATGGCCAACCATCGTAAAATGAGTCAAGATCTTTACCGAGACAGAACTTTGAT GCAAACTATTTCGCATTCTCAACGTCCGAATCGTTTATCACAATCACCAGGTTCCGCGGGATCAGCGTTTTTCGATGACGATGATGATCGTATTGTAGCCGATGTGCAAACTGGATTGCAAACCCCAATATAA
- the srdh-1 gene encoding L-serine deaminase (Confirmed by transcript evidence): protein MVAPSRKKSIIHHHDHSHESTPQKTHHHRVKQAERKRTASISKEDGMEYNKRVRKLHKAFLTHGAESPHVDDKQTSGSNSDTEAPLFDPDCDPENPKKLKFSDISSAAFNIKNGVQTTPCVRSLQLSSKCEMDLYFKKEYLQVTGSFKERGARYALSKMAEQFKKAGVIAASAGNHALALSYHGQQMGIPVTVVMPVIAPLMKIQFCRSLGATVILKGESIAVAKDFALRHAKENHLKYINGYDAIDILAGQGTIGLEILDQVPDVDTILVPVGGGGLIAGIATAVKTLKPDVHIYGIESETCPSFTEAYEAGHIITSQAKASLADGLAVPTVGGNSLETAKGLVDKVITVKEESIALSILRLLEVEKAVVEGGGAVGLAAILEGKVPELKGKKVVSILSGGNIDTTVLGRSIERGLAVDGRLVRLEVVVSDRPGGIAELTTTIAHLGASIKDIFHERAWISTDVFHVKVKVVAETRGKEHVEEIETALKKIYDNVILH from the exons ATGGTTGCTCCATCTCGAAAGAAGTCGATTATTCATCATCATGATCACTCT catGAATCAACAcctcaaaaaactcaccatcATCGAGTGAAGCAGGCTGAACGTAAACGGACAGCAAGCATCAGTAAAGAAGATGGAATGGAATATAACAAAAGAGTTCGAAAGCTTCATAAGGCATTCTTAACCCATGGAGCCGAGTCCCCACATGTTGATGATAAACAGACTTCTGGAAGTAACAGTGATA CTGAAGCTCCACTTTTCGATCCGGATTGTGATCCAGAGAACccaaagaaattgaaattttctgatatttcaagTGCTGcatttaacattaaaaatggaGTTCAAACAACACCATGTGTG CGATCTCTTCAACTGTCATCCAAGTGTGAAATGGacctttatttcaaaaaagaatatcTGCAAGTGACAGGATCATTCAAAGAACGAGGAGCAAGATACGCTCTTTCAAAAATGGCTGagcaattcaaaaaagcaGGAGTGATCGCTGCGAGCGCAGGAAATCATGCTCTAGCTCTCAGTTATCATGGACAACAAATGGGGATTCCAGTGACAGTGGTCATGCCTGTTATTGCTCCActtatgaaaattcaattctgcAGAAGCTTGGGAGCAACAGTTATTCTCAAGGGAGAGAGTATTGCAgtg GCCAAGGACTTTGCACTTCGTCACGCTAAAGAGAATCACTTAAAGTACATTAATGGTTATGATGCAATTGATATTCTTGCTGGACAAGGAACAATTGGACTTGAAATTCTTGATCAAGTTCCAGATGTTGATACAATTCTTGTACCAGTTGGAGGTGGTGGATTAATTGCTGGAATCGCAACAGCTGTTAAGACATTGAAGCCGGATGTTCATATTTAT ggAATTGAATCAGAAACCTGCCCATCGTTCACTGAAGCATATGAAGCTGGCCATATAATAACTTCCCAGGCCAAAGCGTCACTTGCTGATGGTCTCGCCGTTCCCACAGTCGGCGGAAATTCTTTGGAGACAGCAAAAGGCTTGGTTGATAAG GTTATCACAGTGAAAGAAGAAAGCATTGCGCTGAGTATTTTAAGACTTTTGGAAGTTGAAAAGGCTGTTGTTGAAGGAGGAGGAGCTGTTGGATTAGCAGCTATTTTGGAAGGAAAAGTACCAGAATTGAAAGGAAAGAAAGTTGTTTCAATTCTTTCCGGTGGAAATATTGATACAACAGTACTTGGAAGATCAATTGAAAGAGGATTAGCTGTAGATGGAAGACTTGTTCGTTTAGAAGTTGTCGTATCAGATAGACCAGGAGGTATTGCTGAACTAACAACTACAATTGCTCATCTTGGAGCATCAATCAAAGATATTTTCCACGAAAGAGCATGGATCTCAACGGATGTATTCCACGTTAAAGTTAAGGTTGTGGCAGAAACTCGTGGAAAAGAGCACGTGGAGGAGATTGAGACTgcattgaagaaaatttatgATAATGTTATACTTCATTGA
- the F35C11.7 gene encoding Thrombospondin type 1 domain protein (Confirmed by transcript evidence), which yields MNAFWLMAFLSLTSIHKVHTQTANIIEIQIPTNAPQSSTSCSTATWLVWSDWSTCSDECGSCGVQMRTRTCLTTDSTCTCSGSSTGVQYCNLDICRYPRTTCCNNFRVTSYLGRFACLNATALEG from the exons ATGAACGCCTTCTGGTTGATGGCGTTTCTCTCATTAACTTCAATACACAAAGTGCATACTCAAACCGCCAACATTATAGAAATCCAAATACCGACG aatgcccCACAATCCTCAACAAGTTGTTCGACA gCAACATGGCTAGTGTGGTCAGATTGGTCAACTTGCTCAGATGAATGTGGATCGTGTGGAGTACAAATGAGAACTCGTACATGTTTGACAACAGACTCAACTTGCACTTGTTCAGG ATCTTCCACTGGCGTTCAATACTGTAACCTGGACATCTGCAGGTATCCACGTACAACATGTTGCAATAATTTCCGAGTAACATCGTATCTTGGAAGATTTGCATGTCTTAATGCCACTGCTTTAGAAGGatga
- the F35C11.6 gene encoding uncharacterized protein (Partially confirmed by transcript evidence), which produces MIGMMNSGAESSVEFYAAARQSSLYEPRKKSSQSRTYTPEGRVLVNGAPLSPTLDPQDLWKNMIIKTAAQKMIRENCEKKETGPMATIRRLSEKLKLKKSKSSAAMMNLDLDLDQKIPEVSEIESSSTTAVPQSPQQFVTNIRIEEANPVFFVQQSESLDRPHMLFEETSVLARLLEESSQIDKMEKDFAEKDSGKGSIDDDSVVVHKL; this is translated from the exons ATGATTGGAATGATGAATAGTGGTGCTGAATCTTCTGTTGAATTCTATGCTGCTGCAAGGCAGAGTAGTTTATACGAACCAAGGAAGAAGAGCAGCCAATCGAGAAC ttacACCCCTGAAGGACGCGTTCTTGTGAATGGAGCTCCGTTGTCACCAACACTCGATCCCCAAGATCTTTGGAAGAATATGATAATCAAGACagctgctcaaaaaatgatacGTGAGAACTGtgagaaaaaggaaacagGACCAATGGCAACGATTAGAAGATTGTCCGAGaagttaaaattgaagaaatcaaAATCATCAGCTGCAATGATGAATTTGGATTTGGATCTTGATCAGAAGATTCCAGAAGTTTCTGAAATAGAATCAAGTTCAACTACCGCCGTTCCACAATCACCACAACAATTTGTAACAAACATAAGAATTGAAGAAGCGAATCcagtattttttgttcaa caatcaGAATCACTCGACCGTCCACATATGTTATTTGAAGAGACAAGTGTCCTCGCGCGTCTGCTCGAGGAATCTTctcaaattgataaaatggAGAAggattttgctgaaaaagacAGTGGAAAAGGAAGTATCGATGACGATTCGGTTGTAGTACACAAGTTGTAA
- the F35C11.5 gene encoding Phospholipase A2 (Confirmed by transcript evidence), with amino-acid sequence MFLQSATLVIITLLPLFSGLEVRRRRSVAPFLGSGGSQPTGMLISPELWHCGSEGSTRNYTYQATVRDCPSLAAALNHCCAIHDDCYGQQKGQEKCDEDFCECNRMVTRLPTEEGYKCRAAADDACLILAVLGWSAYGDSNYTDPTKPSANVLVTPETVPKMESDFMNLYSKCPYANITLASCANNFDLCAVVHSVDFCANDLCHCMLDAAESDDIHKKECSPAVAHTCRAVLRHSSDVLASRSVTRNFIIIALLVLAAASVGFGLFFMYTRVAGERKKVEEGKYLQIHTVESARSVNPLLLSAD; translated from the exons ATGTTCCTCCAATCCGCCACCCTTGTCATCATAACGTTGCTACCATTATTCAGTGGACTTGAGGTGAGACGGAGGAGGTCCGTTGCTCCTTTTCTTGGCTCGGGTGGATCACAGCCAACCGGAATGCTCATTTCACCAGAGCTCTGGCATTGTGGAAGTGAAGGAAGTACGCGGAATTATACCTATCAGGCTACTGTTCGAGATTGTCCTTCTCTTGCAG ctgcTCTCAATCACTGCTGTGCGATTCACGACGACTGCTACGGTCAACAGAAGGGTCAAGAGAAATGCGATGAAGATTTTTGTGAATGCAATCGT atggTAACCCGTTTGCCTACCGAAGAAGGTTACAAATGCCGTGCAGCAGCAGATGATGCATGTCTCATTCTCGCAGTGCTCGGCTGGTCCGCCTATGGTGATTCAAATTACACTGATCCTACGAAACCATCAGCAAATGTGTTGGTTACACCTGAGACAGTTCCGAAAATGGAGAGTGACTTCATGAATTTATATTCCAAGTGTCCTTATGCCAATA TAACCCTCGCTTCATGTGCTAATAATTTCGATCTCTGTGCCGTTGTTCATTCTGTGGATTTCTGCGCCAATGATCTTTGCCACTGTATGTTGGATGCTGCCGAATCAGACGATATTCACAAGAAAGAATGTTCCCCAGCAGTAGCTCATACTTGCAGAGCTGTTTTGAGAC ATTCGAGTGACGTGCTTGCTTCCCGAAGTGTCACCAGAAACTTCATTATC atcgcTCTTCTTGTTCTTGCCGCAGCCTCAGTTGGTTTCGGACTTTTCTTCATGTACACACGAGTTGCTGGAGAGAGAAAGAAGGTCGAAGAAGGCAAATATCTGCAAATTCACACTGTGGAGTCGGCCCGATCAGTCAACCCATTGCTGCTCAGCGCTGACtga
- the tdc-1 gene encoding Tyrosine decarboxylase (Confirmed by transcript evidence) has translation MVYGLGEALKNLNSYCQERTTRIRNSLSPSRPSMSEATATGSSSSSRASTTIPSTPNMDVTPTVEDPRQNDNNASGMTRDEFRQYGKETVDYIVDYLENIQKRRVVPAIEPGYLKDLIPSEAPNTPESFESVMEDFEKLIMPGITHWQHPRFHAYFPAGNSFPSIIADMLSDAIGCVGFSWAACPAMTELELIMLDWFGKMIGLPAEFLPLTENGKGGGVIQSSASECNFVTLLAARFEVMKELRQRFPFVEEGLLLSKLIAYCSKEAHSSVEKACMIGMVKLRILETDSKFRLRGDTLRNAIQEDRNLGLIPFFVSTTLGTTSCCSFDVLSEIGPICKENELWLHVDAAYSGSAFICPEFRPLMNGIEYAMSFNTNPNKWLLINFDCSTMWVRDRFKLTQALVVDPLYLQHSWMDKSIDYRHWGIPLSRRFRSLKLWFVIRMYGIDGLQKYIREHVRLAKKMETLLRADAKFEIVNEVIMGLVCFRMKGDDELNQTLLTRLNASGRIHMVPASLGDRFVIRFCVCAENATDKDIEVAYEIIAQATQHVLHDSVKAVIAEEDEEAVALEEMVADLNITETPEKCLTRQNSANAAESGQKLERQLSKEEILAQKQHESLAKKRYTPQPLDLALAPDSDPELSPCSPQILVS, from the exons ATGGTTTACGGGCTTGGCGAGGCGCTGAAGAATCTTAACAGTTACTGCCAAGAGAGAACTACTCGCATTCGAAACTCTTTGTCTCCGTCCA GGCCTTCGATGAGTGAGGCGACAGCGACAGGAAGCAGTAGCAGCTCAAGAGCATCCACTACTATTCCTTCAACGCCTAACATGGATGTGACACCGACTGTGGAGGATCCACGCCAGAATGACAATAACG CTTCAGGAATGACACGTGACGAATTCCGTCAATACGGAAAGGAAACAGTTGATTATATTGTGGATTACTTGGAAAACATTCAAAAGCGACGAGTTGTTCCTGCTATTGAGCCCGGATACCTGAAAGATCTGATTCCATCGGAAGCACCAAACACTCCGGAATCATTTGAATCTGTAATGGAAGACTTTGAAAAGCTCATCATGCCAGGAATAACTCATTGGCAACATCCGAGATTTCATGCTTACTTTCCTGCTGGAAATTCATTCCCATCGATTATCGCTGATATGCTGAGTGATGCAATTGGATGTGTTGGATTCTCTTGG GCGGCTTGTCCAGCAATGACGGAACTTGAACTTATTATGCTTGATTGGTTCGGAAAAATGATTGGACTCCCAGCAGAGTTTCTTCCATTGACTGAGAACGGTAAAGGTGGTGGAGTAATCCAATCAAGTGCTTCAGAATGCAACTTCGTTACACTTTTGGCAGCAAGATTTGAAGTGATGAAAGAACTTCGTCAGAGATTCCCGTTCGTAGAGGAAGGGCTTTTGCTGTCAAAGCTTATAGCTTATTGCTCAAAGGAAGCCCATTCTTCCGTTGAGAAAGCTTGCATGATTGGAATGGTAAAACTACGAATTTTGGAGACGGATTCGAAATTCCGTCTGCGTGGAGATACTCTCAGAAATGCGATCCAAGAAGACAGAAACCTAGGACTGATCCCATTCTTCGTTTCCACGACTCTTGGAACCACTTCCTGTTGCTCGTTTGATGTACTATCCGAAATTGGTCCAATCTGCAAAGAAAACGAGCTATGGCTTCATGTTGATGCTGCCTATTCCGGTTCGGCGTTCATTTGTCCCGAATTCCGTCCTCTGATGAATGGTATTGAATATGCAATGTCTTTCAATACTAACCCCAACAAATGGCTTCTTATCAACTTTGATTGCAGTACAATGTG GGTACGTGATCGTTTCAAACTCACACAGGCTCTTGTCGTAGATCCTCTCTACCTGCAGCACAGCTGGATGG ATAAGTCTATCGACTATCGTCATTGGGGAATTCCTCTTAGTCGAAGATTCAGATCTCTCAAATTGTGGTTTGTCATTCGAATGTATGGAATTGATGGACTGCAAAAGTATATTCGTGAGCACGTGAGATTGGCTAAAAAGATGGAGACACTTCTGAGAGCGGACGCCAAGTTTGAAATCGTCAACGAGGTTATCATGGGACTTGTGTGTTTCAGAATGAAG ggtGATGATGAGCTCAACCAAACCCTTTTGACTCGTCTCAACGCTTCTGGGCGGATTCACATGGTTCCCGCATCACTGGGCGATCGTTTTGTGATCCGCTTCTGTGTATGTGCCGAAAATGCAACAGATAAAGACATTGAGGTCGCCTACGAAATTATTGCACAAGCCACTCAACATGTTCTTC ACGACAGTGTAAAAGCTGTGATCGCTGAGGAAGATGAAGAAGCTGTGGCTCTAGAGGAGATGGTTGCTGATTTGAACATTACTGAAACTCCTGAAAAGTGTCTTACTCGACAGAACTCGGCAAATGCAGCTGAGAGTGGTCAAAAGTTGGAGAGGCAACTATCGAAAGAAGAGATTCTAGCTCAAAAACAACACGAGAGCCTTGCGAAGAAGAGGTATACACCTCAACCGCTTGATCTTGCACTTGCACCCGATTCAGATCCGGAACTTTCACCTTGCTCCCCACAGATATTGGTTTCGTAA